A segment of the SAR324 cluster bacterium genome:
ATCGTAAAACACTTTGCTACAGCAAATCAAAAACGATGTTGGAAGTTTCTTTGAAACTGCTCATCCATAAGCTAAACAACCCTTAAGCTCCAACGCCCATGGTATTGCTCCAACTCAGCAAGAAGTTTTTGGTCAAAACAATTTCTTTTTTAAATACTCACTGCCTCGGTGTTAGCCTCCACTAGCAAATCCAAGAGTCACACTTGCGTATCGGAGGATTTGTCTCTCAACGGGGATTTTATACGATTCAAACTATCTGGCAGCAGCACGTCGATACCCTCCAGATAATCGACTTACCTAGCCATCTGATGGAATTTAGCAGGGTTGCCGAGCGCATCACAGGTGCCTTAGCAAATCTTGGTCATTAGGCCTTCCTTAAAGTGGTCGACACACTTTGGAGTACAAGTATCCTTTTGCCCTGGCACTTTGTTGGTGAGCAGGGACATTAGTGATGTAGTTGGGATCCACCCTTGTCAGCTTCGGTAGTAAGAACTTCTACTATGCGTCGCCAGACACTAACTTATAAAAGAAAAAATTTGACAGGACAATCCTATCAAAGTATGAATCAGGCTTTTCATTAATCGTAACGTTACGAAAACTACTAAATTTTGGATTCAGAATGGCCAAGATTTGTCTAATCGGTGCTGGCAGTTCTGTTTTTTTCGCACCGACTTGTGGGAGATGTTCTGCTCACTCCCGGACTGCAAGACTCAGAAATCGCTTTACACGATATTGATTTGAGTCGTCTGAAGACTTCTGAGATTGTTACTCAAAGAATGGCTCGAACCTTGGGACTTAATATCTGGTAATTGCCACGACCGATCGGCGGAAGGCATTGCGTGATGCAGATTATGTGATTCTGATGATGCAGGTAGGAGGATATCAACCAAGCGCAGTGATTGACTTCGAGATTCCCAAAAAATATGGACTTCACCAAACCATCGCCGACACGCTAGGTGTGGGAGGGATCATGCGTGCGCTTCGGACTATTCCGTTGATTAAAGGAATTCTGGAGGACATTGAAGAAGTTTGTCCCACTGCCACAATGCTGAATTATGTCAACCCCATGGTGATGCTATGCATGGCGATCAATCGTCTAGCCCCTGAATTACAGATGGTTGGGCTGTGTCATAGTGTGCAGGGAACAGCGGAGGAACTAGCCAAAGACTTGGGATAAAACATCAAGGACATCAATTATTTCTGTGCGGGCATCAACCATATGTCCTTTTATCTTCGTTTCGAGAAGAAAACTGCAAAGGGAGTCGAAGATCTCTACCCACGGCTACGGGAAATTGAAGCGCAAGGACGTATGCCAGATGGAAACAGAGTTCGTTATGAGATGTTGCGTCGCTTAGGTTACTTTGTTACTGAATCGAGCGAACACTTTGCCGAATACACTCCCTGGTTTATCAAGCGAGATCGCCCAGACTTGATCGAACGCTTCAATGTACCTCTGGATGAATATATCCATCGCTGCGAAAATCAAATCACTGGTTGGGAAAAAACAAGGCTGGAAATGGAAGATGATTCGGCAGAAATGGAGGTTTGTCAGAGTCATGAATACGCAGCTGCAATAATCAATGCGCTGGAAAACTGAAAATCCACTGTGATCAATGGGAATGTCGCTAATCAAGGACTGATCAGCAACCTCCACCAGAAACTCTCAGTCGAAGTGCCTTGCTACATCGACAAGAACGGTATCCAGCCGATCAAAGTTGGAGAATTACCACCGCAACTAGCTGCATTGATGATGACTAATGTCAATGTTCAGCAATTGACAGTGGAGGCAGCCTTGACAGGGAAAAAGGACTACGTTTATCAAGCCGCCATGATGGACCCGCATACGGCTGCAGAGCTCTCACTGGATGAAATCTGGAATCTTGTGGATGACCTGTTGGAGGCTCATGGGGACATGATTCCTCCTCTGAATTGAAACGAAAGGTATTATGACAGGATTCGATTACAGCTTAATTTCTCCTCACGAGGTTTATTTCTTTGACCTCAACGGGTATATCGTTCTGAAAAATGCGTTGGGCACTGAAGAAGTGAAGGCGCTAAATCAATGCATTGATTCAATTCCTGAACAAGAACCCGGAACATTTTGCGGAAACGTACATTTCCACGACTACAAAGATGATGGGCAGTCTGGTCTGAATCTGCAGCAAATCTATGAAGCCGGAGAACCCTTTGAGAGGTTGATAGATCATCCTGCTTGGATTGAACACATGAAGTTGTTTGTAGGAGGACAAGGAACATTTGATCATGCCCATGGACCATTATTCATTGATGAGAATTTTGTAAATTTGCGGGGTAGCGGCAAAGCAATCGGGATGCATTCGGGTGGCTATCCATCGATCCTCAGAAATCAATATCGCTTTCATGGGGGGCGCTTCATGTGTGGTCAAGTGAACGCACTGATTGCTCTGACAAATATAGGCCCAGGTGATGGTGGAACTGTCCTTGTTCCTGGCAGCCACAAATCCAATTTTGAGCATCCAGATTTAAAGAAAGTGGCAATGCGTACCGAAGGTTTCGGTGATTTGATCGAAGGAGCGATCGAGATCCAGATGGCAGCAGGAGATGTGCTGGTTTTTGTAGATGGACTCTGTCATGGTTCAGCCAAGCGCAGCAACACAGGCATTCGACGAATTGCTGTTTATCGATACGGACCCTCCTGGGGGAATTTCCGACACCAGTACCGGCCCTCAAAGGAACTGTTGAAACGACTCACGCCAAAACGCCGGCAAATGGTAGCGCCCTATACAATGTGGGATTCTGAATTCAATCAGCCTGAAAAGACTCATGCCTGAAATACCCACCAAAGATGTTGGTCGTTCGCCTGACAGTGGATACTTGCCAAATCTAAATCCTGCAATCTCACCAACATCTTCCAACAAAACCTTTTCACTAACTCCTGCTGAACGGATACATCTCGATATCTACGGTTATGTTGTTTTAGATAAGGTACTTTCTGGGGCCGAGGTTGATGTTCTGGTGGAGACAATTCTTCAGTTTGAGCAGGATTATCAACGGGACAAAGTACCTCCCAAGTCTCATATGTTCTTTACCTCAACTACTTGGGATTTCTTCCGGATTGACAATCTCCCCCATCTTGCTTCATGTTTCCGCGACTATGTTACGAACCCAAAGATCGTAGGACTTGCTGAGGATGCAGTGGGTGGCAGCGTACGACTAGAGCAGTCAGATGCCCACATTCGCAGGCGAGACCTGAGTCTACCGATCTCAGAGAACTATGGGTGGCATCGAGGATTCGATCCCGCTTTCAGTTATCGTAGCAAGGGGTTGTTCCACTGCCCGTTTGTGAAATGCCTGACAAACCTGACTGATCTGGGTCCAGATGACGGAGGGACAACTGTGATCGCCGGCAGTCACAAGATGGTGGATATTTCGGAGAAATTGCTGATTGAAGCTGTCAAGGAAAGACCTGAGTTGCAACATCAAGTTGTCGCTCCAGCAGGTTCGACCTTACTTTTTTTCGAATCAACGATTCATGCAGGTGGGATCAATCAATCTGGGAAAGATCGCTTGCTGATTCTAGGTGGATACACACCGGATTTCTTTCAGCCTTGGTTTGATTATGAGCCTAATCCTGATTTTTTGGGGACCCTTTCCGCTGAGGAAAAGCCTTTTTACACTGGCAGCCGCAAGTACCATTGGTGCAAAATGAACAGAGATTTAACGAACCCCAAGGTTTAAACACTCATATGGAAAAGTAGCACATGCGAATCGCTTTTATTGGTGCAGGCAGCGTAGGCTTCACTCAGAAATTAGTTCGGGACATTCTTACTGTTTCAGAACTACAAGAGACGGAATTCTCACTTCAGGATATCTCAAAAGACAATCTTGAGATGGTGAAAAAACTGCTCGAAAAGGATATTTCTGCTAATGGATTATCAGCAAAGGTCTTGTCCACTACAGATCGAGCAGAGGCACTAGCTGGGGCAAAGTATGTCATCAACTGCTCTAGAATCGGTGGCTTGGAAGCCTTCCGACATGATATTGAAATCCCGTTGAAATATGGAGTGGATCAGTGTGTTGGAGACACAGTTTGTGCCGGTGGAATCCTTTACGGACAGCGAAGCATCCCTGCAATTCTTGATTTTTGTGAGGACATTCGCAGCTATGCTGAGACCGACGCCCTCTTCCTAAATTACGCCAACCCAATGGCGATGAACACTTGGGCCGCCTTAGATTATGGGAAGGTCAACACGATTGGCCTCTGTCATGGAGTGCAAGGAGGGGCAAAGCTCATCTCAGAGGTACTTGGTGCAGAAGATCCAAATGACTTGGAATATGTCTGCAGCGGGATCAACCATATGACCTGGTATATCCAACTCAAACTTCGCGGTCGTAGCATTGAAAGAGCAGAACTACTTGAGGCGTTCCGCAAACATCCAAAGTACTCAAACCAAGAAAAAGTAAGAATTGATGTTCTCGAGCGATTCGGAGTGTTTTCGACGGAAAGCAATGGACATCTAAGCGAGTATCTTCCCTGGTATCGAAAACGACCTGAAGAAATCAATTCATGGATTGACTTATCAGACTGGATTCATGGGGAAACTGGAGGTTACTTAAGGGTTTGTACAGAACGTCGAAACTGGTTTGAAGATGATTTTCCAAGATGGTTGGACCAAGCAGGATTGCCCTTGGAACAATACGAGCGTTCAACAGAACACTGCAGTTACATTATCGAGGCTCAAGAAACTGGTAGAGTTTATAGGGGACACTTCAACACCAAAAACAATGGTGTGATCAAAAATTTACCGGATGAATGCATCATTGAATCGACCGGATTCGTGGACCTCTTCGGTATGCACATGGCTTCAGGGATTGAATTGCCGATGGGTTGTGCCTCTGCCTGCAGAACTTCGATTGACGTCCAGCGAATGTCAGTTGAAGCTGCAATGAAGGGCGATGTGGAGTTACTCAAGCTGGCTGTGCTGCACGATCCCCTGGTTGGGGCTGTTTGTTCACCAGAAGAAGTTTGGGCTATGGTTGATGAAATGTTGATCGCTCAAGCTCAATGGCTACCTCAATACGAGGAGGCGATTGAACCGGCCCGACAAAGACTCTCAAAGAACACTGTCAAAACCCGAACCTGGGCGGGAGCAGCCCGCAAAAAGGTTCGTAATGTTGCTGAACTGAAAGAGGATGTCCACGCCAGCCTGATGGTCGAGGACGACGCATTTCAGCCCTAAGGCAGCCGCCAGTGCGACTGCTGAATCCCGCTTGGCAGGAAGCTGTCAAGTATTTTGACCCCCAATGGGGTCCTTCTCACCGTAACTACGGAGGAAAGTTATGACTTATCCTGAGTTCGAGTTCAACGAGGAGAAAATTCTTTCTCTTTGCGATTCTGCTGAAAAAAAGTCAGAGCCGCTCAGCGTCTTAAACAAAATTGGTAATCACGCCAAAAAAATTGCTCTCACCACCGCACTTGGACTCTCAGTAGCAGGTGCTTCAACAGCCTTAGCTGATCGTATTCCAGCTGAGAAAAGCATGGCTACTCTCAAGTGGGATCTCGTAGGTCAGAGTGACTTATGGGAGTACAAGGCTCTCCCCAGCTATAGTGAAGCTCCATTTCTCTCTGAGATGGTAAAAAGTGGCCAACTCCCTCCTGTAAAAAACAGGCTTCCCAAGGAACCACTTGTCATGAAAACTGGTGCAATGATTGATGGAACCGGTGAGTATGGTGGTGTTTTCAGGCATGTAATTGGTGGTCGCCCAGAAGGCTGGAACTGGCTAGCTGGTCAGCATCAGGGCTGGGGTGGCATCAACATTACTTTACAAGAGTGCCTTGTCCGCCAAGGACCACTGTGGCAGGTAAAGCCAGAAGAGCAGAATGGACCTCTACCTAATCTAGCAAAAAGCTGGAGTTGGAATGAAGACAAGACCTCTCTGACCATGAACCTTGTCGAAGGTGTCAAGTGGTCTGATGGAGATGCCTTTGATGCTGAAGATCTACGCTTCTGGTGGGAAGATAACGTTCAGGATGAAAAAGTCACATCTAGAATGCCAAAGGATGGAATGGGGGTGGGCACCACCATGAGTGTGGTAGATCCCTATACGATCCAATTTGACTTCAAGGAGCCTCAAGGCCCAGCCCGGGTTAGTGCGTTGGCTTATATTCAGGGATGCCCTGGACCCTCACACATCCTGAAAGATCATCATCCTCGTTATAATGCGCAAAAATCCTATGAGAATTACAAGAATGCCCAACCAGCAGATGACCTAAAGAACATTGTTTCTCTAGGGATGTTTGTGGCAGTAGTGCATGCCCCCGACCAGATCGTGATCATGCGGCGCAATCCCTACTACTGGAAGGTGGATGAGAAAGGAAATCAGCTTCCCTACATGAATGAGATGCACTTCAAACTATCAACTTGGTCTGACCGGACGACACAAGCTGTTGCGGGAACAGGTGACTTCTCAAACATGGAGAATCCAGGCAACTATGTTGAAGCGTTGAAGCAGTCCCAAAGCGCTGACGCCCCAACTAAAGCTCAATTTGGCCCTCGCGTACTAGGTTGGAACCTAGAATTCAACTATTCCATGGATGTAGGGGTTCAAAATGATGTAGACCGTGAGTTACGCGGCTTCTTCAGAGATGTTAGATTTCGTGAAGCTATTAGTCATGCGATTGATCGTGGTGCTGTCGGACAATCCATTGCACGGGGCCCGTTCACCCATCCTTGGGCTGGTGCCTTTACCTCTGGTTCGCCTTGGTACGATGTAGATAGCATCA
Coding sequences within it:
- a CDS encoding phytanoyl-CoA dioxygenase family protein, which codes for MTGFDYSLISPHEVYFFDLNGYIVLKNALGTEEVKALNQCIDSIPEQEPGTFCGNVHFHDYKDDGQSGLNLQQIYEAGEPFERLIDHPAWIEHMKLFVGGQGTFDHAHGPLFIDENFVNLRGSGKAIGMHSGGYPSILRNQYRFHGGRFMCGQVNALIALTNIGPGDGGTVLVPGSHKSNFEHPDLKKVAMRTEGFGDLIEGAIEIQMAAGDVLVFVDGLCHGSAKRSNTGIRRIAVYRYGPSWGNFRHQYRPSKELLKRLTPKRRQMVAPYTMWDSEFNQPEKTHA
- a CDS encoding phytanoyl-CoA dioxygenase family protein; its protein translation is MPEIPTKDVGRSPDSGYLPNLNPAISPTSSNKTFSLTPAERIHLDIYGYVVLDKVLSGAEVDVLVETILQFEQDYQRDKVPPKSHMFFTSTTWDFFRIDNLPHLASCFRDYVTNPKIVGLAEDAVGGSVRLEQSDAHIRRRDLSLPISENYGWHRGFDPAFSYRSKGLFHCPFVKCLTNLTDLGPDDGGTTVIAGSHKMVDISEKLLIEAVKERPELQHQVVAPAGSTLLFFESTIHAGGINQSGKDRLLILGGYTPDFFQPWFDYEPNPDFLGTLSAEEKPFYTGSRKYHWCKMNRDLTNPKV
- a CDS encoding alpha-glucosidase/alpha-galactosidase — encoded protein: MRIAFIGAGSVGFTQKLVRDILTVSELQETEFSLQDISKDNLEMVKKLLEKDISANGLSAKVLSTTDRAEALAGAKYVINCSRIGGLEAFRHDIEIPLKYGVDQCVGDTVCAGGILYGQRSIPAILDFCEDIRSYAETDALFLNYANPMAMNTWAALDYGKVNTIGLCHGVQGGAKLISEVLGAEDPNDLEYVCSGINHMTWYIQLKLRGRSIERAELLEAFRKHPKYSNQEKVRIDVLERFGVFSTESNGHLSEYLPWYRKRPEEINSWIDLSDWIHGETGGYLRVCTERRNWFEDDFPRWLDQAGLPLEQYERSTEHCSYIIEAQETGRVYRGHFNTKNNGVIKNLPDECIIESTGFVDLFGMHMASGIELPMGCASACRTSIDVQRMSVEAAMKGDVELLKLAVLHDPLVGAVCSPEEVWAMVDEMLIAQAQWLPQYEEAIEPARQRLSKNTVKTRTWAGAARKKVRNVAELKEDVHASLMVEDDAFQP
- a CDS encoding ABC transporter substrate-binding protein, whose translation is MTYPEFEFNEEKILSLCDSAEKKSEPLSVLNKIGNHAKKIALTTALGLSVAGASTALADRIPAEKSMATLKWDLVGQSDLWEYKALPSYSEAPFLSEMVKSGQLPPVKNRLPKEPLVMKTGAMIDGTGEYGGVFRHVIGGRPEGWNWLAGQHQGWGGINITLQECLVRQGPLWQVKPEEQNGPLPNLAKSWSWNEDKTSLTMNLVEGVKWSDGDAFDAEDLRFWWEDNVQDEKVTSRMPKDGMGVGTTMSVVDPYTIQFDFKEPQGPARVSALAYIQGCPGPSHILKDHHPRYNAQKSYENYKNAQPADDLKNIVSLGMFVAVVHAPDQIVIMRRNPYYWKVDEKGNQLPYMNEMHFKLSTWSDRTTQAVAGTGDFSNMENPGNYVEALKQSQSADAPTKAQFGPRVLGWNLEFNYSMDVGVQNDVDRELRGFFRDVRFREAISHAIDRGAVGQSIARGPFTHPWAGAFTSGSPWYDVDSINYRAYNKAGAMQILDSLGIKDTDGDGIRNLPKTGMNAEIDLAYDTGEPTDKKQVDAVTSMLGEVGIRIIPKPYDDLNSVMQSGNFNMVERRNHWVVPTRETCRFLPISTGCPLTHPSSADGSRELMPFELDMVDAVNAIQQSWDADAIAVNARKIQQLWTDNVYTVGLVQAPAALLVNKRVKNAHPGVPVFMFEWAEDSLIRERLWVQKDQQLSELMPGVIPTYKR